A stretch of DNA from bacterium:
GCGTGTGGCCCCTACGTATGCAATTGCGCCGCCCTCGACGCATTGCACGAATGTCTCACCGATGCAGTCCCCGATGACGGGGAACTGCGGATGTTCCGAGTTCTCGTTGTCGAAGCCGGCCGTCTCGCAAGCGGCAGCGGACACGAACGGCAGCATGTCAGCATTGGTAAGGCGGCTGAGGTCGTCGGCGAAAAAGTAGTTCCCCATTCCGAAGGCCCATCCCTTGTATGTGCCATGCCCGACATAGGTAGCGAAGCCGCAGCCCTTGCTTACGTAATGAAGGACGCTTAAGTTCGTCAAAGTCGCATCTTTGTCGAAGGTCCCTGTCGTATAGAGCTTCACGCAGTCGTAGTTTGAGAAAACGTCCGAGGCGAGCTGCTCGCTGGCGCATTCGCCCTCCGGGGCAGGCCCCGAAACAACGGACCCACACAAGACCGCGTCGTGGAACCAGGGCGATGTGTTCGAGACGTTCAACTCATAATTGATTATGTGCGAGACCATGAGACTGAGATCGGCTGTTCGCCCTACAGGGAGCCTCGAGAAGAGGATATCCGGCATCAGATCAACCTGGTCGGGGTTGGGGCTCCTTGATGATGATTCGCCGTAAACGTCGTTGTCATTGGCGTCCCACGTGCAGAACTCGCCGTCCGCATCGTAGAGATCGGCGTAATAGAGGTCGGACGGGACAAGATGGCCGTCCGTCACGTTTGAGTAGTCGTCGTAATTGTCCCAGACATCAGCGTATCTGACTGGAAACTTGTCGGCGTCACCGATGGCAAGAACGAAGCGCACATCGTGGTCCTGAAAGCACTGAGAGATGAAGTATTTGAGCTTGGCCTGGTCATCGTAGCCGTGGGAATTGGCCGAGGCCTCCTCGAGCGTAACGAGGACTGTCCTGAGGCCCATGAGGTTTTTGTGCAGGATGAGGCCGCTGAGCGAATCGGCGAACTCCTCGGGGCTGATAACAAGCAGGTCCCACTTCTCACCGCCGCTTTTGCTCGTCAACTTGGCACGCTCAAGCGAGTAGGAGACCTTAACCTCGGCCGACGAAAGCGACCGAAGCCTCATCTCGCTCGCGAGATACCGCACCGGATACATGGTGATCGTTACGAATTTTTTCAAGCTCCAGTCGGTGAGGTCCCGGCCGCCGCTCACCCGCATCTCGGCCCAATCCCTCGGGAACCAGGCGGACTCCTCGAACTTGGGATTCGCAAGCGGCGTAAACAAAGATGGGTCCGACAATGGCATGGGGCCTTCGGCAACCTGAAGCGGCGCGGGCAGCGCGAACTCCTTGAAGGACGCGCCACAGACCTCGAGCCGAACGTCTCGCGCCTCAAGCGGGAGCGTCACATTTATTGTTTTATACGGAATCTGGGGGCAGAGACGGCCCTCGATCCGCTGCTCGCACTCCGCAACATCGACCCGTTCAACACCGTCAACCTCTATCATCGACGGCTGAGAGAACTCGACCGGCAGCTTGATAAGCCGCTCCATGTCGGATGGATTGCTTGCCGCTGCTGCGCTGCTCGAGCCAACAAGACAACTCGCTGTCAATACCGCAACCAAGACGACTAACGAATGCGTGAAAACACTTCTTGTGACAGCCAACTGAAATCTCCCCTTTTGATATTCAAGAGTTCTGGGCCAAGCTACCAATCACAACCTCGAAAGAAGACGGCTCGTGAGCTTTGCCGTGAAATCCACAATCGCCATCAGCCTCGCGTATTGCATCCGCGTGGGCCCTAATACTCCAACAGTTCCGAGCACCTGATTGTTGCACTCGTATGACCCTGCGACAAGCGAGCAATCGTTAAGGTCCTGGATGTCGCACTCCTTGCCTATGAATATCTTTGGCCCACCGGATAGACATTCATTCAGTATCCTGATCAGCCGCGACTTCTCCTCCATCGCTATCAAGAGGGCCTTGAGTCGCTCTAAGTCCCTGGAATCCTCGTTGTGAATTATGTTCTGCATCGTCCCCACGTAGAGCTTCTCCGCCTCTTTCCTGGTCGGGAAAGCCTCCTTCGATACCCGCAGGGCAAGGTCGAGCAACAGGTCGAAATGCCGGCGCTCATCCTTTATCTGAGTTTGAATCTGCTCCCGGATATTCAAAAGGGAGTGGCCCTTGAAACGGTCGTTGACCAGCCGAGCCAGCTTGTCCAGCTGCTCCTGGGGTATCTCCTCGTCAAGTGTTATGACTTTGTTGGTCACGATGCCGCTCTCCGCGACGATGACGGCCAGAATCCGGCGGTCATGAATGTGGATGAAGTCCACGCGCCGGCAAGCAATGCCAGAAAGGTCCACCAGCGAGGCGATGCCAGTCTGCCCCGTGAACGTGGATAGAAGCTCCGAGGTCTTCGTCAGCAGATCATCTATGGAAAGCGATTGGTCATCATAATGTCCCTCGATCGATCTCTTCTCGTCAGGGGTAAGCGTCTCGCTGGACATCAGGTTGTCAACGAAATACCGATAGCCCTTGTCGGTCGGGATTCGCCCGGACGAGGCGTGCGTCTGGCAGATGTAGCCCGCTTCCTCCAGATCGGCCATTACGTTCCTTATTGATGCTGGACTGAGCCCCAACCCCGTTATCTTCGAGGCAGTTCTGGAGCCGATGGGCTCGTTTGTGCCTATGAAGTGCGCAACGACGCTCCTAAGCACCTCTCGCTGCCGAGCGTCAAGGCATTCTTGGTTCACGTTATTTCCCGGTGTTTCTCAAATAGAGAATCTCAAAACTTTGCACCGATATAATATGTGCAATAACTCGCGGGATGTCAAGCACACGGAGCCGTGCCGCAATAAAGGTCGCAACGATCCCTGCCCCTCCGGCAAAGGTATGAAACACGAGAATACTGCGGCAGAGAGCCTCTGCCCTCGTAGCTACTTTTTCCGGTTGCCAGAGACGGTCGGGTGGCACGTGTCGAGCTCGCCTCAACGCTCTGCCGCCGGTTCCGGCAGGGCATTTACCGCATTAGAGCTCCTTATGATGATAATCAGGGTTAGAGCGAGCGACCATATTGTAAGGATATGCGAGTATGGTCCCAGCAGAATCATTCCCTTGAAGAATGGCTGGAGCGTGCCCACAGTCTGATAAGTCCACCTGACCGCCAGAAATATCGAACATGCCAGGTAGAATCTCTCGGGCGCTTTCTGGAGCTCGAGTCCGTGGCGGCCTAGGAACCGGTTGTAATCCTTCGCAAATCCCCATATTGACCTGAACACCCACAAGAGCTGGAAGATGGG
This window harbors:
- a CDS encoding C25 family cysteine peptidase, yielding MAVTRSVFTHSLVVLVAVLTASCLVGSSSAAAASNPSDMERLIKLPVEFSQPSMIEVDGVERVDVAECEQRIEGRLCPQIPYKTINVTLPLEARDVRLEVCGASFKEFALPAPLQVAEGPMPLSDPSLFTPLANPKFEESAWFPRDWAEMRVSGGRDLTDWSLKKFVTITMYPVRYLASEMRLRSLSSAEVKVSYSLERAKLTSKSGGEKWDLLVISPEEFADSLSGLILHKNLMGLRTVLVTLEEASANSHGYDDQAKLKYFISQCFQDHDVRFVLAIGDADKFPVRYADVWDNYDDYSNVTDGHLVPSDLYYADLYDADGEFCTWDANDNDVYGESSSRSPNPDQVDLMPDILFSRLPVGRTADLSLMVSHIINYELNVSNTSPWFHDAVLCGSVVSGPAPEGECASEQLASDVFSNYDCVKLYTTGTFDKDATLTNLSVLHYVSKGCGFATYVGHGTYKGWAFGMGNYFFADDLSRLTNADMLPFVSAAACETAGFDNENSEHPQFPVIGDCIGETFVQCVEGGAIAYVGATRVAYGAGSGSSWNYYYAAKVNRLILRAHNNGYRSVGEMFLKGIEGYINTWWSPSVYDMKTVMESITFGDPSLNIGGKVDALAPPIQVQLSVPRFSYQNETIALNVSCTNFEDARDVLVAIALVSPQGDMLFYLNWQPELTVFPFTLDAGFSIDDFELASFNTSLCPKGSNTFYILLFDPDTLTPCSNLGGSCVYIQ
- the hrcA gene encoding heat-inducible transcriptional repressor HrcA translates to MNQECLDARQREVLRSVVAHFIGTNEPIGSRTASKITGLGLSPASIRNVMADLEEAGYICQTHASSGRIPTDKGYRYFVDNLMSSETLTPDEKRSIEGHYDDQSLSIDDLLTKTSELLSTFTGQTGIASLVDLSGIACRRVDFIHIHDRRILAVIVAESGIVTNKVITLDEEIPQEQLDKLARLVNDRFKGHSLLNIREQIQTQIKDERRHFDLLLDLALRVSKEAFPTRKEAEKLYVGTMQNIIHNEDSRDLERLKALLIAMEEKSRLIRILNECLSGGPKIFIGKECDIQDLNDCSLVAGSYECNNQVLGTVGVLGPTRMQYARLMAIVDFTAKLTSRLLSRL